A window of Enoplosus armatus isolate fEnoArm2 chromosome 3, fEnoArm2.hap1, whole genome shotgun sequence contains these coding sequences:
- the nicn1 gene encoding nicolin-1 — MSESTDDIKPVNCTVKPPIYLQIGDVKTDTAHSGVCVVDVTLPFGKPVNIEEVTFKNYYTAYVTVRLLRRSPGQEAPAKWCTALRDLPLMDNPHTEGGSQDYCSIHRTQMQVEPDHVVSVRLILRQPSSAWLTFSLEDIKIFPHMEPDPEKEVSDWLSDLTLVDQHPDLEGLPDPQTVSSSIQQMWALTEVMQTNQTTASIGRFDVDGCYDINLLSLT; from the exons ATGAGTGAGAGCACTGATGACATCAAGCCTGTGAACTGCACAGTCAAACCTCCGATCTACCTGCAGATTGGAGACGTCAAAACTGACACCGCTCACTCTGGTGTCTGTGTTGTAGACGTCACCCTCCCCTTTGGAAAGCCTGTCAAT ATTGAGGAAGTCACCTTTAAGAACTACTACACAGCCTACGTGACTGTGCGTTTGTTGCGGAGGAGCCCCGGGCAGGAGGCCCCCGCTAAGTGGTGCACTGCTCTGAGAGACCTGCCTCTGATGGACAACCCCCACACTGAGGGAGGCTCCCAAGACTACTGCTCCATTCACAGGACACAG ATGCAGGTGGAGCCGGATCATGTGGTGTCTGTGAGACTGATCCTGAGACAGCCGTCCTCTGCATGGCTAACCTTCAGTCTTGAAGATATCAAAATATTCCCTCATATGGAGCCg GACCCAGAGAAGGaggtttctgattggctgtccgACCTGACGCTGGTTGACCAACACCCTGACCTGGAG GGCCTCCCAGACCCCCAGACTGTATCGTCCAGTATCCAGCAGATGTGGGCTCTGACTGAGGTGATGCAGACCAACCAGACTACAGCCTCCATCGGACGTTTTGAT GTGGACGGATGCTACGATATCAACTTGCTCTCCCTGACGTAA